GGGATTATTCGAAGAGAGGGGGCTGCAACGGTGTCGTGGCTACTTGGAGGTATAGTTATTGGTATTTTACTTGATCGTATGATTCAGTTGCCGAAAGCCCGTAGAATCAATAAACGAATAAATGAACTTGAACGAATTTTTCAATTGGCAGAAAATTCGAAAGACATTATCTATTATTTTGAGCTAAAGCCAGAATGGAAATTCAAATATATAAGTCCTTCATTAGACGCGAACTTAGGAGAAGGGTTAGTCCAGGATAGTTATCAAAACCCATTCGAACCAATTGAACGAATCCATCCTGACGATTATGAGACCCTCTTGA
The genomic region above belongs to Bacillus sp. (in: firmicutes) and contains:
- a CDS encoding PAS domain-containing protein, translated to MSWLLGGIVIGILLDRMIQLPKARRINKRINELERIFQLAENSKDIIYYFELKPEWKFKYISPSLDANLGEGLVQDSYQNPFEPIERIHPDDYETLLKKMTGNLDYEKPIIQRWRNKEGKYQWFEEYATPVYEKGKMVAIQGIIRVLRQMLGW